One window of Thiomicrorhabdus lithotrophica genomic DNA carries:
- the uca gene encoding urea carboxylase, with the protein MFNKVLIANRGAIATRIIRTLKQMNIKSVVLASDADRASLHVQQADEVIFLPGNAATETYLNVPLILAEAIKLGVDAVHPGYGFLSENTSFADDCEAAGIRFIGPAPEHVRDFGLKHTARELAIKAEVPLLPGSGLLDSLEEAMTEALKIGYPVMLKSTAGGGGIGMQKCDSETDLIDAFEQVKRLSQNSFGQAGLFLEKFVVNARHIEIQIFGDGLGNVVSFGERDCSLQRRNQKVVEETPAVGISREQVQQMEIHAIELGKVVNYKSAGTVEYVYDADCNEFYFLEVNTRLQVEHGITEEVRGVDLVEWMIKVAYEPKLPLSADQIPAASGHSIEVRVYAEDPFKNFLPSSGKLTGWTMPSNCRVDTWCERGTEVSSFYDPMMAKIIVKADNREKAVIALQKALAQARIDGFETNITYLEALSHAPAFKQGTQLYTQFLNGFTHSPNTIEVTNPGTHSMLVSYPGRVGYWDIGVPPSGPMDALSHRLANRCLSNDEEAATIEMAVSGISLTFDTDTVICITGADIQPTLDKQAIPLWQPVMVKAGQQLKTKVIKNLGQRSYLAVLGGFDVPDYMGSKTTFSLGKFGGHGGRLLRTGDVLRLHDIEIPSNLQVIPTKAIPTLTNEYEIAVIYGPQGCPDFFTESDIESFFAAEWKVHYNSSRTGIRLVGPKPQWARKDGGEAGLHPSNIHDNPYAIGAIDFTGDMPVILAQDGPSLGGFVCPATIIEAEQWKMGQLRPGDKVRFKAVSTAEAEQAIKSQENAIKTLTAKTVPALNFLTSSTEQSCLAHEISAENHEFGVKYRRSGDSHVLIEYGAMELDLALRFRIQVLFERLKENKESSNQAWSFLKDLTPGIRSLQVHYDPRLISQAELIEKLITLEDEISSGQDLTVKSRIVRLPLSWDDPSTKLAIEKYMTTVRPDAPWCPSNIDFIRRINGLDSIEDVKRIVFDAKYLVMGLGDVYLGAPVATPLDPRHRLVTTKYNPARTWTPENAVGIGGAYMCVYGMEGPGGYQFVGRTIQMWNAYHQTKFFKEGKPWLLNFFDQIQYYPVSEEELAQARLDFPLGRYDIEIEETELSLNKYQAFLAENNESIETFQTQQQAAFEAERLYWEESGLANFEAETQDEIQSDVMAEIPEGFEAATSPITGSVWKIQVKPGDVIKEDDTIAILETMKIEIPVTAETAGTVTEILVNEGDLIQTGQALMILEVSEDA; encoded by the coding sequence ATGTTTAACAAAGTACTTATCGCTAACCGTGGTGCTATCGCTACCCGCATTATCCGTACCCTAAAACAGATGAATATCAAATCGGTTGTTTTAGCGTCTGATGCGGATCGTGCTTCATTGCATGTACAGCAAGCCGATGAAGTCATCTTTTTACCTGGCAACGCCGCAACAGAAACCTACTTAAATGTTCCGCTTATTCTTGCTGAGGCAATAAAACTTGGCGTTGATGCGGTGCACCCTGGTTATGGTTTTTTAAGTGAAAACACCAGTTTTGCGGACGACTGTGAAGCTGCCGGAATTCGTTTTATTGGCCCAGCTCCAGAACATGTTCGTGATTTCGGTTTAAAACATACCGCTCGTGAACTTGCTATTAAAGCCGAAGTTCCACTACTTCCTGGCTCAGGTCTACTAGACTCTCTAGAAGAAGCCATGACTGAAGCCCTAAAGATTGGCTACCCAGTCATGTTAAAAAGTACCGCTGGTGGCGGTGGAATTGGTATGCAGAAATGTGACAGTGAAACCGATTTAATCGATGCCTTTGAACAGGTTAAACGCTTGAGCCAAAATTCGTTTGGTCAGGCAGGACTTTTTTTAGAAAAGTTTGTTGTTAACGCACGTCATATTGAAATTCAGATTTTTGGTGACGGACTGGGTAATGTCGTTTCATTTGGTGAGCGTGACTGCTCGCTGCAACGCCGAAATCAAAAGGTGGTTGAAGAAACCCCTGCCGTCGGTATTAGCCGAGAACAGGTTCAACAAATGGAAATCCATGCCATTGAATTAGGTAAAGTCGTTAACTACAAATCAGCCGGTACAGTCGAGTATGTTTATGATGCTGATTGTAATGAATTTTACTTTTTAGAAGTTAACACACGTCTTCAGGTTGAACACGGAATTACTGAAGAAGTTCGTGGTGTGGATTTAGTTGAGTGGATGATTAAAGTCGCTTATGAACCTAAATTACCACTAAGTGCAGATCAAATTCCAGCGGCTTCAGGACACTCTATTGAAGTGCGTGTTTATGCCGAAGACCCATTTAAAAACTTTTTACCAAGCAGTGGTAAGTTAACTGGCTGGACAATGCCATCAAATTGTCGTGTCGATACGTGGTGTGAACGCGGTACCGAAGTCAGCTCGTTCTATGACCCAATGATGGCTAAAATCATTGTTAAAGCAGACAACCGTGAAAAAGCTGTCATCGCATTACAAAAAGCCTTAGCACAAGCCAGAATTGACGGTTTTGAAACCAACATTACCTATTTAGAAGCACTCAGTCATGCTCCAGCATTCAAACAAGGTACACAGCTTTATACTCAATTTCTAAACGGTTTTACCCATTCACCTAACACAATTGAAGTGACTAACCCTGGTACACATTCAATGCTGGTAAGTTATCCTGGACGAGTCGGTTACTGGGATATTGGTGTACCACCTTCAGGACCAATGGATGCCCTTTCACATCGTTTAGCCAACCGTTGCTTAAGTAACGATGAAGAAGCCGCGACTATTGAAATGGCCGTATCAGGAATAAGCTTAACCTTTGATACGGATACCGTTATCTGTATCACAGGTGCAGACATTCAACCTACCTTAGATAAACAAGCGATTCCACTTTGGCAACCCGTTATGGTTAAAGCGGGCCAACAGCTAAAAACTAAAGTCATTAAAAATCTTGGTCAACGCTCTTATCTAGCCGTACTAGGCGGTTTTGATGTACCTGATTATATGGGCAGTAAAACCACTTTCTCTTTAGGAAAGTTTGGTGGGCATGGTGGCCGTTTATTGCGTACGGGTGACGTCTTACGTCTGCACGATATAGAAATACCATCTAACTTACAGGTAATCCCAACAAAAGCGATTCCAACCTTAACCAATGAATACGAAATAGCGGTTATTTATGGGCCTCAAGGTTGCCCAGACTTCTTTACAGAAAGTGATATAGAAAGCTTTTTTGCTGCCGAATGGAAAGTACACTACAACTCTAGCCGAACAGGAATTCGTTTAGTTGGGCCTAAACCACAATGGGCACGTAAAGATGGTGGTGAAGCGGGTCTTCATCCATCCAATATTCACGACAACCCTTATGCCATAGGCGCTATCGACTTTACTGGTGATATGCCGGTTATTCTTGCGCAAGATGGCCCAAGCTTAGGCGGCTTTGTCTGCCCTGCAACCATCATCGAAGCCGAACAGTGGAAAATGGGGCAATTACGACCAGGCGATAAAGTTCGTTTTAAAGCCGTATCAACCGCTGAAGCAGAACAAGCGATCAAATCTCAAGAGAATGCGATTAAAACCTTAACTGCGAAAACTGTACCCGCTTTAAACTTCTTAACGAGTTCAACTGAACAGTCTTGTTTAGCGCATGAAATCAGTGCAGAAAATCATGAATTTGGCGTTAAATATCGTCGCTCAGGTGATAGCCATGTGTTAATTGAATATGGCGCAATGGAACTCGATTTAGCGTTACGTTTCCGTATTCAGGTACTATTTGAACGTTTAAAAGAAAACAAAGAATCAAGTAACCAGGCCTGGTCGTTCTTAAAAGATCTAACACCAGGCATACGTTCTTTACAGGTACATTATGATCCTCGTTTAATTTCTCAAGCTGAGTTAATCGAAAAACTGATTACTTTAGAAGACGAGATTTCTTCTGGTCAAGACTTAACGGTTAAAAGCCGTATTGTTCGTTTACCGCTCTCGTGGGATGATCCAAGCACCAAATTAGCGATTGAAAAATACATGACCACCGTGCGTCCAGATGCACCTTGGTGTCCAAGTAATATTGACTTTATTCGTCGTATTAACGGTTTAGACAGTATTGAAGATGTAAAACGTATTGTATTTGATGCCAAATATTTAGTTATGGGGTTAGGCGATGTTTATCTTGGCGCGCCAGTCGCCACACCACTGGACCCACGCCACCGCTTGGTTACCACCAAATACAACCCAGCTCGTACCTGGACACCAGAAAATGCAGTGGGTATTGGTGGTGCTTATATGTGTGTTTACGGAATGGAAGGCCCAGGTGGTTACCAGTTTGTTGGACGTACGATTCAGATGTGGAACGCCTATCACCAAACAAAATTCTTTAAAGAAGGTAAGCCTTGGTTACTGAACTTCTTTGACCAAATTCAATACTATCCTGTGTCAGAAGAGGAATTAGCGCAGGCACGTTTAGACTTCCCATTAGGACGTTACGATATTGAAATTGAAGAAACCGAACTATCGCTCAATAAGTACCAAGCGTTCCTGGCAGAAAACAATGAAAGTATTGAAACCTTTCAAACTCAACAACAAGCGGCTTTCGAAGCGGAACGCCTCTATTGGGAAGAGTCTGGTTTAGCGAATTTTGAAGCGGAAACTCAAGATGAAATTCAAAGCGATGTCATGGCTGAAATTCCAGAAGGGTTTGAAGCAGCAACCTCACCTATCACAGGAAGTGTTTGGAAAATTCAAGTAAAACCAGGGGATGTCATTAAAGAAGATGACACTATTGCCATTCTAGAGACAATGAAAATTGAGATTCCCGTTACCGCTGAAACAGCGGGTACCGTTACTGAAATTTTAGTGAATGAAGGTGACCTAATCCAAACCGGTCAAGCCTTAATGATTCTTGAGGTATCTGAAGATGCATGA
- a CDS encoding biotin--[acetyl-CoA-carboxylase] ligase: MAETSVTTIHHKNYDIISLESVDSTSRFLKDYVSEKRPNKPLFCTTKNQTAGYGQQKRSWLTNEKSAIFSLAFPVDKDYVLSGLVSLHIASLLHQTLTELTAETLYLKWPNDIFNDSGKVAGILIEQVIKKDYRAFIIGIGINRDASAENPLLEGSSLVKHFDLEVFFQNFFKKIQQSELQNYSQQELAHYWQLNDLFRIDETVKLISPDIEEQGIYLGVNPQGQAVIKLPDTIKILSSGQTSIRKIL; this comes from the coding sequence ATGGCTGAAACAAGCGTGACAACAATCCACCACAAAAACTATGACATCATTTCTTTAGAGAGTGTTGATTCGACTAGCCGTTTTTTAAAAGATTATGTATCAGAAAAGAGACCTAATAAACCCTTATTCTGTACTACAAAAAATCAAACCGCAGGTTACGGCCAACAAAAACGTAGCTGGTTAACAAATGAAAAGTCCGCCATTTTCTCTTTGGCCTTCCCCGTTGATAAAGACTACGTTTTATCAGGCCTGGTAAGTTTGCATATTGCGAGCTTACTGCACCAAACATTAACTGAACTCACCGCAGAAACTTTGTATTTAAAATGGCCTAATGACATTTTTAATGATTCAGGTAAAGTGGCTGGCATTCTAATTGAGCAGGTTATTAAGAAAGACTATCGTGCTTTTATCATCGGAATTGGAATTAACCGAGATGCATCGGCAGAAAATCCGTTATTAGAAGGCTCTAGCTTAGTAAAGCACTTTGATTTAGAAGTTTTTTTCCAAAACTTTTTCAAAAAAATCCAACAATCAGAGCTACAAAACTACTCGCAACAAGAACTTGCTCATTATTGGCAACTCAATGACTTATTTAGAATAGATGAAACGGTCAAATTAATTTCACCTGATATCGAAGAGCAAGGCATTTATTTAGGTGTAAATCCTCAAGGACAAGCCGTTATAAAGCTGCCTGACACCATCAAAATATTATCATCTGGTCAAACCTCAATCCGAAAAATACTGTAA
- the hrpB gene encoding ATP-dependent helicase HrpB: MTDNTNLPIYDFLPEIELTVANNLNSILKAEPGAGKSTQVPLHLLNSAWLNGQKIIMLEPRRLAVRSLAQFLSKKLGESVGKTVGYQVRNERKISAETKLEIVTEGILIRRLQQDPELNGTGLVIFDEFHERSLEADLALALCLDSQSALREDLKLLLMSATLEDQSLSSFLNNAPIIECPGRSFPVEYHYLEQSLNNQAWQVVNRTLIQTIHKAMQSHNGDCLVFLPGKGEIMQAIKQAEENFPTEEYSLIPLYGSLTPQQQNQALAFDKHGKRKIIFSTNIAETSLTIEGIGIVVDNGFVRRASYDSSSGMTRMLTQKISQASAKQRAGRAGRLSSGHAYRLWTEAEHRTRPEFEQESMLSSDLTDLCLETAMWGESNPQNMRWLTPPPESHIKISQELLQTLGFLNAKGTITALGKQAMQLGLSARLAKILLQPQKVMKSQELICDIAALLSERDILKNSYSANLQDRIQALESYKINPNSVQSTVLKSATKEALINSQNWQKRMAKLSLTANEKTTQLSTAQCIALAYPDRIAQRRSNQGNRYLLSNGKGTFLPENDSLNQNEYLVVTNLDGQRKDGKIFIAMPITQNEIEAVFADQIIQENEITFNPKKQKVEGITRTKLGALSLHIKPSTNLTKEEIQTCIIEHLKRTKLDDLPWKPETLKWLNRVNWLAQYSEDYLGFTRSELLNDFDSWCAPYLSHIKQWSDISKLDLASLLKAKLSYEQLQNLEQQAPTHYQAPSGKKVAIEYQLGKQPTISIQLQELFGEISSPKIGFEQVALSFELLSPARRPIQITSDLNHFWQDSYFEIAKEMRGKYPKHRWPDKPLEEKAGRSLQVNRQRKC; the protein is encoded by the coding sequence ATGACTGATAACACCAACTTGCCTATTTATGATTTCTTACCTGAGATTGAACTAACGGTAGCCAACAATCTAAATAGTATTTTAAAAGCAGAGCCAGGCGCGGGTAAATCTACTCAAGTACCACTACATTTATTAAATTCTGCTTGGTTAAATGGTCAAAAAATCATCATGCTTGAACCTCGCCGTTTAGCGGTGCGCTCCCTTGCACAGTTTTTATCAAAAAAATTGGGTGAGTCTGTTGGCAAAACCGTGGGCTATCAAGTAAGAAATGAGCGCAAAATATCCGCCGAAACCAAATTAGAGATTGTGACAGAAGGAATTTTAATTCGTCGCTTACAACAAGACCCAGAACTTAACGGCACAGGCCTGGTGATTTTTGATGAATTTCATGAACGATCTTTAGAGGCTGATTTAGCATTGGCTTTATGTCTAGATAGCCAATCGGCTTTGCGTGAAGACCTTAAACTATTATTAATGTCAGCGACTTTAGAAGACCAATCTTTAAGTAGTTTCTTAAACAATGCTCCTATCATAGAGTGTCCTGGCCGTAGCTTTCCTGTTGAATACCACTATTTAGAACAAAGCCTAAACAACCAGGCCTGGCAGGTTGTGAACAGAACATTGATTCAAACGATTCACAAAGCTATGCAATCGCATAATGGTGACTGCCTGGTATTTTTACCAGGTAAAGGCGAAATTATGCAGGCGATTAAGCAGGCAGAAGAAAACTTTCCCACAGAAGAATATAGCCTTATCCCTTTGTATGGCAGCTTAACACCGCAACAACAAAACCAAGCCTTAGCTTTTGACAAGCATGGAAAACGCAAAATTATTTTTTCGACCAATATTGCCGAAACCAGTTTAACCATAGAAGGCATTGGCATCGTTGTAGACAATGGTTTCGTTCGCCGAGCCAGTTACGATTCAAGTAGCGGCATGACCCGTATGCTCACTCAAAAAATATCACAAGCATCTGCCAAACAACGTGCTGGCCGTGCTGGTAGATTAAGTTCTGGCCACGCTTATCGATTATGGACAGAAGCTGAACACAGAACTCGCCCTGAATTTGAACAAGAATCCATGCTTAGTTCCGATTTGACCGACCTATGTTTAGAAACCGCCATGTGGGGTGAAAGCAATCCGCAAAACATGCGTTGGTTAACACCGCCACCTGAATCACACATTAAAATTTCGCAAGAGTTGCTGCAAACACTTGGTTTTTTGAATGCTAAAGGTACGATTACGGCGTTAGGTAAACAGGCCATGCAACTCGGTCTTTCTGCGCGCTTAGCTAAAATATTGCTCCAGCCACAAAAAGTCATGAAATCTCAAGAATTGATTTGTGATATTGCCGCCTTATTAAGTGAACGAGATATATTAAAAAACTCATACAGTGCCAATTTACAAGACCGCATTCAAGCGTTAGAAAGCTATAAGATCAACCCTAACTCAGTGCAAAGTACTGTACTTAAAAGTGCCACTAAAGAGGCTTTAATCAACAGTCAAAACTGGCAAAAACGTATGGCTAAGCTGTCATTAACGGCCAATGAAAAGACTACACAGCTGAGCACGGCACAATGCATTGCTTTAGCGTATCCCGATAGAATTGCACAACGCAGAAGTAATCAAGGCAATCGATACTTACTCAGCAATGGCAAAGGCACTTTTTTGCCTGAAAATGATTCACTTAATCAAAATGAATATTTAGTGGTTACCAACCTAGATGGGCAAAGAAAAGATGGCAAAATCTTTATTGCCATGCCCATAACGCAAAATGAAATTGAGGCCGTGTTTGCTGATCAGATTATTCAAGAAAATGAAATAACCTTTAACCCAAAAAAACAAAAAGTAGAAGGTATTACTAGAACCAAACTTGGTGCGCTTAGCTTACACATTAAACCCTCTACAAACCTAACAAAAGAAGAAATTCAGACTTGTATTATTGAGCATTTAAAACGCACAAAACTAGACGATTTACCCTGGAAGCCAGAAACCTTAAAGTGGTTAAATCGTGTTAATTGGTTAGCGCAATACAGTGAGGATTATCTAGGGTTTACTCGTTCTGAATTACTTAATGATTTTGATAGCTGGTGCGCACCCTATTTAAGCCATATCAAACAGTGGTCAGATATTTCTAAACTGGATTTAGCCTCTCTTCTTAAAGCGAAACTCAGCTATGAACAATTACAGAATTTAGAGCAACAAGCTCCTACTCACTACCAAGCCCCTTCGGGTAAAAAAGTCGCTATTGAATATCAATTAGGTAAACAACCAACTATTTCTATTCAACTACAGGAATTATTTGGCGAAATCAGCTCACCTAAAATCGGTTTTGAGCAAGTGGCTTTAAGTTTTGAACTGCTTTCTCCAGCTCGTAGGCCGATTCAAATCACCAGCGATTTAAACCACTTTTGGCAAGACTCCTATTTTGAAATTGCCAAAGAGATGCGTGGTAAATACCCTAAACATCGTTGGCCAGATAAACCTCTAGAAGAAAAAGCGGGACGTTCTCTACAAGTTAATCGACAACGAAAGTGCTAA
- a CDS encoding ABC transporter permease, translating to MSRLKSWAIPRTPVDKKSARLLTFASFAIPIFLWCLVSYTPFIWHPQVEVTQPGGVSYFREGTVVDKEVFQLEVDKKIAENPQIDMSTLPQGFPVNPVYLPAPHEVVTALYTAFTTPPKRNGEPWLHESLGHSISVIAWGFFWAMLFGVPLGILAGTYNAASHLIEPFTEFFRYLPAPAFGALAVAILGIYDAPKIAIIFIGTFFQMVLIVSTTTRKLNMALVEASLTLGCRGFRMIRRVILPGILPDLYRDMRILLGWAWTYLIVAELIGTSSGITWFITQQARYKNFDNVFAAILIIGLIGLITDILLAQIGKRLFPWHTGK from the coding sequence ATGAGTCGCTTAAAAAGCTGGGCCATACCTAGAACACCAGTCGATAAAAAATCCGCTCGCTTGCTCACGTTCGCTAGCTTTGCTATTCCCATATTTCTTTGGTGTCTCGTCAGCTATACACCATTTATATGGCACCCTCAGGTTGAGGTTACTCAACCTGGAGGCGTAAGTTATTTTCGTGAAGGGACCGTAGTTGATAAAGAGGTTTTTCAGTTAGAGGTTGATAAAAAAATCGCTGAAAACCCACAAATTGATATGAGCACCTTACCTCAAGGGTTTCCAGTCAATCCAGTTTATTTGCCTGCTCCACATGAAGTAGTTACTGCACTTTACACCGCATTTACCACGCCTCCAAAACGAAATGGTGAGCCTTGGTTACATGAAAGCTTAGGCCACTCAATCAGTGTCATTGCATGGGGCTTTTTCTGGGCGATGTTATTTGGTGTTCCATTAGGAATACTCGCTGGGACGTACAATGCGGCCTCACATTTAATTGAGCCGTTTACAGAATTTTTTAGATACCTACCCGCACCGGCTTTTGGTGCTTTAGCCGTTGCCATTTTAGGAATTTACGATGCACCTAAAATTGCCATTATCTTTATTGGAACCTTTTTCCAAATGGTATTAATTGTGTCTACAACAACCAGGAAACTGAACATGGCTTTAGTAGAAGCCTCTCTAACATTGGGTTGCAGAGGATTTCGCATGATTAGACGCGTTATCTTGCCTGGTATTTTGCCTGACTTATATAGAGATATGCGCATCCTTCTAGGCTGGGCTTGGACTTACCTGATTGTGGCTGAGCTAATTGGAACAAGCTCTGGGATTACCTGGTTCATTACCCAACAAGCGCGCTATAAGAACTTTGATAACGTTTTCGCAGCTATTCTGATTATTGGATTAATTGGCCTAATTACCGATATTTTATTAGCTCAAATTGGTAAACGATTATTCCCTTGGCATACAGGTAAATAG
- a CDS encoding urea amidolyase associated protein UAAP1 produces the protein MTDATQPTTYNGFIWSESLPAGAHWSGVIRRGTVLRITDIQGKANVAMLINNLEVKNERYNMPDTLKAQKTAFLTTPNMCFSDMGRVMCSVIADTCGWHDTIGGLSNAKTLKAKYGEKDYQSAHNDYFKNGYDSLINELTKWGLNASDIVPNLNWFSKVRVEDDGSMTFIENNSTAGDFVDLRFEMDCIVSLSTAQHPMDTSPEYAPQPIELSVFKAEEVKADDACRLHRAENQRAYYNTKIFYGENPDD, from the coding sequence ATGACTGATGCCACTCAACCAACAACCTATAACGGCTTTATCTGGTCAGAATCGTTACCCGCAGGAGCTCACTGGTCTGGCGTCATTCGCCGCGGCACGGTGTTAAGAATTACAGATATTCAAGGTAAAGCGAATGTAGCCATGTTAATTAACAACCTTGAAGTTAAGAATGAACGCTACAACATGCCTGATACGCTTAAGGCACAAAAGACGGCATTTTTAACCACGCCAAATATGTGCTTCAGTGACATGGGACGCGTAATGTGTTCAGTCATTGCCGATACTTGTGGATGGCATGACACCATTGGTGGTTTATCTAATGCAAAGACCTTAAAAGCCAAATACGGTGAAAAAGACTACCAAAGTGCGCATAACGACTATTTTAAAAATGGGTATGACAGCCTCATTAATGAACTAACTAAATGGGGTTTAAACGCCAGTGATATCGTGCCAAACCTCAACTGGTTTTCTAAGGTACGAGTTGAAGATGATGGTTCAATGACCTTTATTGAAAATAACTCTACTGCTGGCGACTTCGTCGACTTACGTTTTGAGATGGACTGCATCGTCAGTTTATCTACCGCACAACACCCGATGGATACAAGTCCAGAGTATGCACCGCAACCTATTGAACTAAGTGTATTTAAAGCTGAAGAAGTAAAAGCCGATGACGCTTGTCGCTTACACCGTGCCGAAAACCAACGCGCTTACTACAACACCAAAATCTTTTACGGGGAGAACCCAGATGACTAA
- a CDS encoding urea amidolyase associated protein UAAP2, producing the protein MTNKQFDENRIVYREVVKAGEPWMHEVKAGQRFRIVDLEGNEAVDTLFYNAKDHSERYSATDTIREQGNIYLTTGSVLRSNLNNPMLTIVDDTCGRHDTIGGACSAESNTVRYAIEKRHMHSCRDSFLMALGNCECNHDKAMTKEDLSSNINFFMNVPVSPDGHLDFDDGISAPGRYVEMEAHMDTLILVSNCPQLNNPCNGYNPTPVEMVIWE; encoded by the coding sequence ATGACTAATAAACAATTTGATGAAAACCGTATTGTGTACCGCGAAGTAGTAAAAGCCGGCGAACCTTGGATGCATGAAGTGAAAGCGGGTCAACGTTTCCGTATCGTTGATTTAGAAGGCAACGAGGCTGTTGATACCTTATTTTATAACGCTAAAGATCATAGCGAGCGTTATTCAGCAACCGATACCATTCGTGAACAGGGAAACATCTACTTAACCACAGGCAGTGTATTACGCTCAAACTTAAACAATCCCATGCTAACCATTGTGGATGACACTTGTGGGCGTCACGATACGATTGGTGGTGCTTGTTCAGCCGAGAGTAATACCGTACGTTATGCGATTGAAAAACGTCATATGCACTCTTGCCGTGACTCATTTTTAATGGCTTTAGGTAATTGTGAATGCAACCACGATAAAGCGATGACAAAAGAAGACCTTTCGAGCAACATTAACTTTTTTATGAATGTACCCGTTTCACCAGATGGCCATTTAGATTTTGATGATGGGATTTCAGCGCCTGGACGATACGTTGAAATGGAAGCGCATATGGATACATTGATTTTAGTATCAAACTGCCCTCAACTGAATAACCCTTGTAATGGCTACAACCCTACCCCTGTTGAAATGGTTATTTGGGAATAA
- a CDS encoding ABC transporter ATP-binding protein: MLKHIHPLAAWYTPEIKDRNARILQRPKALTISNLHKTFEHKGKKINVLNSIDFTAYKREFVCVVGPSGCGKSTLARLIAGLETHEVGAIHIDDDLVDGPGPDRGMVFQSYSLFPWMTVKQNVMFGLTESGMSKNSAEAEAFQWIDLVGLEKFANAYPHQLSGGMKQRVAIIRALANQPKILLMDEPFAALDPQNRLKMQRYLLEIWQNIDITIFFITHDLDEAIYLADRILILEANPGRVQETLSVPLPRPRKEETLLSPEFFATKEYLEKLVHPPTTEVDMEDKLSMVRMVSVNSEVPDIF; this comes from the coding sequence ATGTTAAAACACATTCACCCTTTAGCAGCTTGGTATACGCCTGAAATTAAAGACAGAAATGCTCGCATTCTTCAGCGCCCTAAAGCCTTAACCATCTCAAACCTGCATAAAACCTTTGAGCATAAAGGTAAAAAAATCAATGTGCTTAATTCGATTGACTTTACCGCTTACAAACGTGAATTTGTCTGTGTAGTTGGGCCTTCAGGTTGCGGTAAATCAACTTTGGCTCGCTTAATAGCCGGGTTAGAAACCCATGAAGTGGGTGCTATTCATATTGATGACGATCTGGTTGATGGGCCTGGTCCAGACAGAGGCATGGTATTTCAAAGTTATTCGCTATTTCCATGGATGACAGTAAAGCAAAACGTGATGTTTGGCCTAACTGAAAGTGGCATGTCTAAAAACTCGGCTGAAGCTGAAGCGTTTCAATGGATTGATTTAGTTGGGCTTGAGAAGTTTGCAAATGCTTACCCACACCAGTTATCTGGTGGAATGAAACAGCGCGTTGCGATTATTAGAGCCCTAGCCAATCAACCTAAAATTCTGCTTATGGATGAACCGTTTGCCGCTCTAGATCCGCAAAATCGTTTAAAAATGCAGCGTTATTTATTGGAAATTTGGCAGAACATCGACATCACGATTTTCTTTATCACCCACGATTTAGACGAAGCGATTTATTTAGCCGACAGAATTTTAATTTTAGAAGCAAACCCTGGACGAGTTCAGGAAACCTTAAGCGTTCCTTTACCTCGTCCTAGAAAAGAAGAAACCTTGTTAAGCCCTGAGTTTTTTGCCACTAAAGAATATTTAGAAAAACTTGTGCATCCACCGACAACTGAAGTGGATATGGAAGATAAGCTCAGCATGGTTCGCATGGTTTCAGTCAACTCAGAAGTACCGGATATATTTTAA
- the nikR gene encoding nickel-responsive transcriptional regulator NikR: MTQNSKLIRTSASLPEDVIEQLDNLMHARGFNNRSALLAEIIRKEAAAFSQDHTNEIMAGTFTMVYDHSVPGLQQKLNHLKHQHVAEIISSTQIQLMNHHTLEVNLMQGPAQELKRISDEMQSNRGVKNGNLYLTQSALPPIYTSTSSLTQEGSND, encoded by the coding sequence ATGACACAAAATAGCAAACTTATCAGAACAAGTGCGTCATTACCAGAAGACGTAATAGAACAACTTGATAATCTTATGCATGCTCGTGGTTTTAACAACCGCTCTGCCCTATTAGCAGAGATTATCCGAAAAGAAGCGGCGGCTTTTAGCCAAGACCATACAAACGAAATTATGGCCGGTACCTTTACTATGGTCTATGACCACTCGGTTCCAGGCCTGCAACAAAAACTAAACCATCTTAAACACCAGCATGTTGCTGAGATTATCTCTAGTACACAGATTCAACTAATGAATCACCATACTCTAGAAGTCAACCTAATGCAGGGCCCAGCTCAAGAATTAAAGCGTATTAGTGATGAAATGCAGAGCAATCGTGGTGTTAAAAATGGCAACTTATATTTAACTCAATCGGCCTTACCGCCAATTTATACATCAACCAGCAGTTTAACTCAGGAGGGTTCTAATGACTGA